In a genomic window of Quercus lobata isolate SW786 chromosome 4, ValleyOak3.0 Primary Assembly, whole genome shotgun sequence:
- the LOC115985513 gene encoding secreted RxLR effector protein 161-like yields MSSSTKLNVDSSGVEVSPTLYRSIIGSLLYLTTSRSDIAFSVSVCARYQATLKESHLTVVKQIIRYVNGTPDYGLWYLKDSNACLVGYSDADWAGSVDDQKCTSGGYFYLGNNLVSWMSKKQNFVSLSTAKAEYITAGSCCTQLLWMKKLLHDYGIPQDTMCVFCDIKSARNLFKNLVQHSKSKHIKIHYHFIRDLVEDKVICLEFIHTNNQKANIFTKPLDGPRFESLCKTISVGTVP; encoded by the coding sequence ATGAGTTCATCTACAAagcttaatgttgattcttccgGGGTAGAAGTGAGCCCAACCTTGTATAGGAGTATCATTGGGAGTTTACTTTATCTTACGACCAGTAGATCGGATATTGCTTTTAGCGTAAGTGTTTGTGCTCGATATCAAGCTACTCTGAAGGAATCCCACCTGACTGTGGTGAAGCAAATTATACGATATGTCAATGGAACTCCGGATTATGGCTTGTGGTACTTAAAGGACTCTAATGCTTGCCTTGTAGGTTATTCAGATGCAGATTGGGCTGGAAGTGTGGATGATCAAAAGTGTACTTCAGGTGGCTACTTCTATCTTGGAAACAATCTTGTCTcttggatgagcaagaaacaaaatttcgtGTCTCTCTCTACGGCTAAAGCAGAGTACATAactgctggaagttgctgcacacAACtcctttggatgaaaaaactacTTCATGACTACGGGATTCCTCAAGATACAATGTGTGTTTTCTGTGATATCAAAAGTGCTAGAAATCTCTTTAAGAATCTGGTTCAACATTCAAAGTCAAAACACATAAAGATACATTACCACTTCATCCGGGATTTGGTGGAAGATAAAGTTATATGTCTTGAATTCATACATACAAACAATCAAAAGGCGAACATCTTTACCAAGCCTCtagatggtccacggtttgaatcactctgTAAGACCATTAGTGTTGGTACAGTTCCTTGA